Within the Erigeron canadensis isolate Cc75 chromosome 6, C_canadensis_v1, whole genome shotgun sequence genome, the region AACCCAACCACAATCTTCAATCTCGCTTCCCAATCAAGGGTCTTTTTCTTCTTGATGTTTATTGGTTCTTGGTGAAGCCAATCATAAACACTTCCATTTTccatatactcgtatatcaaCAAGTTCGATCCTGCACCTTTGTTGGTGCAGTAGCCGAGTAACTTTACTAACCGCTTGTGCTTTATCCGACCAATTGTATTCACTTCTCTTGCAAAACTCTTATCAAGAAACACATCGTCTTTCCATGGTATTCTTTTGATGGCTACCACCTCTCCTGTTATAAGTTCCGCTTTGTAGACTGTTCCTGACCCTCCTGACCCGATTACAAACTCATCACTTAGATTGTTTGTGGCCTCCATGATGTCATCCCATCTGAAGTCGCTTCGTGTTGAGCCATGCTTGAAAAAGAGCGGTCTTCTTTGCGCCCGTGATGAAAATGAGGATGAATAATAGGTGCTGGATCCGTATCCAGCTTTCACAAACCCGGACCTGTTTCTTCTGGAAAATATCATGGCTGCAAGAAACATTAACCCAATTGCAACTATGGTAGATACAGCTGAGATTGCAATCACGGATCCTTTACTCAGCCTGTTTTGATGTCGGTTTTTGGTGGGCCGACAATGATCAAGCGGAGGCCCGCAAAGACCGAGATTTCCGATGAATGAGTCGACCGGTAAGTCTGAGTACCCGTCATCTAATTTACCTTCAAGATTGTTGTAAGAGAGGTTAAGCCTGCCCAGACTACTCATCTGTCCCAGTTCTCGTGGTACAGGGCCCGTCAATGCATTATGAGATAGGTCtaacacctcaagtttcaatAGTGTCCCAATGGATGTCGGGATGCTGCCAGTCAGGCTATTGTAACTGAGGTCTAAAAGGCTTTGTAGATTCGTGAGTTGACCGATTTGATCTGGGATATCGCCACTGAAACTGTTGTTTGAGAGCTGGATCTCATACAACTTGCTTAGTTTCCCTATAGTTGCTGGTATTTGACCCGAAATTTGATTGTTGCTTAACTTTAGAACATTGATAGATGAAAGCTTGCTGATATCTGAAGGCAAACTCCCATTAAGCATATTGGAATCAAGTGAAAGTACTAATAGTTTCGAGGAGTTAAATAGGTCCAATGGAATCGAGCCCGTAAACTTGTTAGATGACAGCTTTAACTCTCCCAAAAGAGGCAAGTTTCCGAGCCATGAAGGGATCAATCCCGAAAGGAGGTTGTTATTGAGATCAATATGAGTCAACTTTTTGCACATTGAAAGCTCATGAGGTAAATAACCCGTCAGCAAATTGCCCGACAGATCCAATAACGACAAGTCACGTAACTTCCCCAATGCAGACGGTATTCTCCCCGTGAATCGGTTCCTCCCCAGCCTTAGCCTCTGAAAAGAAAGCGAATTCCCAAACTCGGATGGAATTTCACCATCGAATTCATTGATACTGACATCAAAGGATAGAAATGAACTCGAACTACACAAAGGAATAAGGCTACCATTCAACTTATTGTTCGAGAAGTTTATCCTCGTTAAATTTGTGAGGTTGCTTAGCTCTGTAGGGAGATTCCCTTGTAATGAGTTGTTGTAAACCATGAGCTGTTCTAACGAATGCAGATACCCAAAGGTCGCGGGTATTCCACCAGTGAGACTGTTGTCAGCCAAGTCTATGATGGTGAGCTTATGGCAGTTTCCGAAAGTTGCTGGAATCTCTCCCGACAAATCATTCTGTCTCAGGTGAACGAAATTCAACTGGCTGAGCCTCCCAAAAGTAACAGGAATTTCGCCACTGAAATGGTTTCCATAGAAATCAACCATTTGTAATCTTGAACAGTTTCCCATCTCCAACGGGATCCTTCCTGAAAACTGATTCTCATACAGATACAGAATCTCGAGCTTCTTAAGCATCCCAATTTCCTTCGGTAATTCGCCTTCCAACGCGTTGTGATACAATGCCAATGTCTCCAAATTGCTGAGATTTCCAATCGCGGGAGGAATGGAACCGGTCAGTGTATTGTTATTGAGCAAAAAATCCGTCAACTCGACTAGATTATAAAGCTCAATCGGTATCGTCCCATTGAGTGTATTATTCGACAAATCAAGCTGCTTCAACGACAAACACTCTCCCAACTCTTTTGGTATTTCACCAGAAATCAGATTCTGTGAAAGAATCAAATGTTCCAATGTTTTGTTACCATTAGAACATATATTCCTAGGAATAGTACCAGAAAGACTATTGTTTGACAGAACAAGGTATGTCAATTGACCCATGTTTCTCAATTCCCAAGGGACTTCCCCACTTAACTTATTTGCTGACAAATCTAGATTCCATAAACTTTCTAGCTCCGCCACTGACTTGGGAATCGGCCCCTCGAGCTGATTTcctaaaaaattcaaatactcGAGCTGACTCAGCTCACCAATTCTTTCTGGTATCTTACCAGAAAGACTATTATTAGCCAAATTCAATGTTTGGAGGCTCTTAAGATCACACAACTCATCCGGTATCGATCCATTTAAATTATTAACCGCCGCCGTAAACGTAACCAAACTCGAGCAATTTCCGACCTCAGGCGGGATGGGGCCCACCAATTCATTATTTTGTACTACCAAATTCTCTAGCCTAGATAGCTTTCCTAGTTCTGGTGGTATTGGCCCTGAAAGATaacaagaagctaaaccaagaACCACTAAGTTATCAAGATCACCTAGTGAGCCAGGGATAGGGCCAGTAAGACGATTATCGCCAATTCGGAGTACTTGAAGGCTCGATAACAAACCGAGCTCAGCCGGAATGTGACCAGACAATTGGTTGGTAAATAACAAAAGAGATCGCAAGGAAGTGAGGGCAGATATATTAAGTGGAATGGGCCCAGAAAGCTGGTTAGATGAAAGATCAAGGTAAACTAGGTTCTTTAAAATCGAAATCGAAGGCGAAATCGAGCCACTAAGAGACACCCCAGAAAGATTTAAACTTGCAACTTGAGAAAACTTCCTAGTGCAAGTAACACCATACCAAGaacaaaaagtttggtttttttCTGACCAAGATTCTAAAACATTTTGTGGGTCATCAGTAAATGACTTTTTAACATCTAAAAGAGCCTTGAAAGTAGTAACAGAATCTAAGTTTTGACAGTTTACATGGGTAAATAACTGAAATGAAACCAACAAAATAACAAGAAGTTGTAATGGAAATAGGAAAAGATTTACCTGTTTTGCCATGGATACAATCTTGAGTTACAAAGTATGATTTGGGTTCatcaaagaaaatatattatatatagatgtagatgTGAAATAGACTTAAATATTTAGTGTTGCATGGAGATAGATATACGTGTAAGTATATATGGGAAATAGGAAAAAGGGAGTATAAATGAAGTTGTCAGAATGAGAAACACCATTAATGGGCACCGTTTCTGCTGCCCATTCACAGACAGAAGAAGGTTGAAATTAGGAAGGTGTATAAATGGGGTTTGAATTTTGCAGGaagaaataaaaagtcaaactatttGCAGTAGTTGAAGCAGAACAAAAGAGGAGCTAGAAAGGGGAGTGAGTGAGTGAGTATGGTTTTTTGGTTTGCTTTTCGAAAGTGATTGGTTGAGTTTCTATTTTGTGCATGGGATTTGAAATATTGGAATTGGAACAGTTTTGCAAAGTCAAAGTTGGGTCAGCCGTTTACATGTTGAGCCAATTGAGctgtatttgatttattttaacatttgtAATATTGTTGTAATTTTGCAAAGTTAAAGTTGGGTcagattttaaattttgtttgatCTGTTGTAATATTATCGGGTTATATTGTTAGTGATATGATGATATTCTAGTTGTAATCCAGATTAAccgtttaaaaaaacaaacatttataACAATAGAGGTGAATGTTGTTTGTGAGCTATCCAAATTAACcggttataaaaaaaaaaaaaaaaaacgtttatAATAATAGAGGTGAATGTTGTTAATTTTGTGattatatagtataaatatgaaAGACTAATTTAAGTATGTAACATCATTTTTGGAAGGATTTTAACCCTTGTTTTAGTTTCATCATAGAATTACGAGTACATATGTGATGCGTTTGAAGAGGCCGAGCCACATAGATTCTTAATAGAGGCTCCCAGACGCCCTTAAACTCTCATACGTACCACAAGGATGGCTCGATCTAgtgtaataaactaataaacaataaaaaaaaaaaaaaatctatcttttATGAAGTTAGAATATCTAAGacatttttggtaatgttgaaggAAAAAGTTTTCGCCCATCTTAATTTACTAATAAGAATAATGTCGTATAGTCGATTGTGTTTCTTTTTGGGCGActttatgatatatgattagtTGATTAGAAAGTGTGATTAGTTTAGAGGGGCCAAAGAAGGAAAAAAGGTGTTATATTCCATTTGGTACGTAATTGGAAGTTATTGGGGTTGAGCCAACAAATCCGTTTGTCCTCTCTAAACTCCATTGACTCGATTCCAAAATTCCAAAATTTCATGCTCTATTCTAATTTTGCTTTCTTTTTTATCCTTAGTTATGAAGAGTCAAATAGTagttaactagattttagatccatgtccaacactggacacgggatttacgatattaataatattagatctttatatatttaagtcataaaagcttacaattttaaaaaaacacggttttaagggttatattttgcaagttgtagtacaataatcataggttcctcactgtcattattagcctagacatattgatgtaattgtttgctgtagtcatttcacaaggcacatgctatatataataatttctccatcataatatattttgaaacagatgtactcataatatgatattattagaaaaaataattaagaattaaaatataaacatatttgtgatcccgaacttgacattcaagtatatgtatttaatcatgatgcatgttcataacacgcatatgtttatttccAATCACttattctatgataatatgataataattaggattgtttttatattttttgataacatttAGGACTCTTCtagtatttgttaataagtcattaggttttcaaataaatatttttttgtaaaaaatatttcatatgttaaatttttttatttaataaatgattataatttttaaaaaattctctcaagttgatgactaaaaataaatataaattaagtattcagggataaaaagtgtaaattattgatggaaaacaaaaaaaaatgtaaattaatgagactttttctgcaaattaatataaataattaatataataatatatttgaataatgattattatgatttttaatttgtaatttatctaaatgatgacatcatcaaaagtcaattttatgaaatcgaacgatgtgattggttaattagtcattagttcaactgtcttatagtatatattaagattaagataaacgATGAGAATGTTGTGAATGATGGACAGTCCAGCTGGTTAAAAGCATTTCCGATTTTACCCAAGTTTTTTAGTACCATCATTCGAGATGACAAGTTTTGGAGTTTTTGTGACGGTCTATAGTCAACATCTCATTATCTATGGTACATGCAAGTTTCACCAGAGGCTAAATGTTTGAAAAATATTCGAACTCAAGCTTAATAATTCTAACCTTGGATCAAGTTTTCACGAGTCCATCTTACAAATTATTCATATATTGTTTGCAAGCttacatataattatatctttttGAAAGAACGAATTGAGATTAATAAGTCGAATAAGCACGATGAATCTAATGTTAAACGAGCTTGAAGTTGACCTATGAGACAATATTTTATTAAGCTTGAGCTTGTAATTAAAGGAGCCACTCGAACAtagaaaataaatttgttaacaaGTTTATAAATCACCAAACGACCATCAAACTCGTGTTTGGACAATAATAGGATAATCAAATTTCAAtataatgtaattataattatgaaaattaaattgGATTGAACTTGGTCTAAGCCTAAAGAATTGTTGTACGGATCATGTCACGCAAgaaaaaccaatttttaaaagatttctACATAGGTTTGTTGTTTTAACcgtaatcataaaaaaaaaaaagaaaaaaaaagaagcttgcAATGATTTATGTTCTAAAGATTATTAATAATTCATTACAtacaacaaaatgtcaaaacggGATTAGTGCAATAATACAgttgaatttaaatatataaagaacaTTTATTGGAATGATTAAattgttaatttatatataacctAGAAGATACCTTTACCCACACTCCAAATGAATATGACAATAACCTACCTATATTAAACTCTTTAAGCTAACCTTTAGAATTTGTATAAATCCacattttcaattaaaaaaatctcatttgattttgttgatACATTTCAGTCAAGTTATGTGGTTTTAAATTAACAAACATCTTAttatattgattaagttgtttgCATATAATACATGGAGGCAGATACCTCCAATTCATGGGACAGAATGTCTTTGAATGCAACCAAAATTTGTCAAACCATTTCATCCAAATAATGTAAATTGTTGTCTTGTACACATCTTATCTTAGATTAATAATGTTGTTGCTTAACTTTAACTCGACCCGACTTAACCTAACTCGATCAAATGAAGCCACACGTATTGCTTACGTAGTTGTGGATTCGATATTGACAAAACCAAGTGACTAGTAACAGAATCAAGGGATAAGTTCATAAGTAGTAACAAGAATCAGGGTAGATAGAAAAAGGTTGATTTTGCTACTCTAATTGTATATGCAAGTTACCCTTGAGTCatcttcaagttttgaagaagTCCTTGCACATACATCACCATGGTCCACTATTAACCATTTCAAACCAGTACTTTAGATACAATTCAGTAGTTCATATATTTTGATACATGTAACACATTTGTACATTAGGCTTAATATATATTTCGTTGTAAAGATTATACATTGTGATAAATGAATCAAATTCGTGAcaaaattgtatttttgatGTTTGAACACAACCATAGTTGTTAATATGAGTTACCAATAGGTAAAATATCAGCCTCTAGTGAAAGTGACGGTGGTGGTTGTGTAGggtaatcaaatatatatggaaaattgGAATTGTTGTATGAGATCACATCTAAAACTCTAAAAGTCTTTATTTCACATAAACATAGATATATATCTCTCGACACATGCATCAAAGAATTTATACCTAAATGgtcttaaaaaaactaaatattaatttatGGTATGTTATAGATAAAAGTGATGTTACAAAactattattagttttattaagATATCTTACAGATATTTTGTTGAATTACTATTTAGGTTGCAAAGTGGTTTTATTGATTGTAAAACTATACATAAATATTTGCACATTTGTTAGAGATAAGTACTcagaaatgcagtcaactaatgaTAATACCAACAAATTTCTATAACACACATACATGTATgcataaaactaaaattttataGTGAAAGATACCGGTATAATAAAATAGGCGGAGGTGTTTTTAAGATGACTAGAAAGGCAAAGTCAAATAAATTTGTTAATGAAGTTTGATTTCAGGGTAAATTTtggtattttttataaaaaaaataaaataaaatgtattcGCTAAGTTTCTATCTTACAGCTCTAAAGAAATGCTCAAACTTTCTAGTTTTATCAACCAGTCTGAAACTAACAGTTCCAAATTGTTTTATAAGTATTTACTAAAATACATAAACAATAAACACAATTAATTCAatggcaaaaaaataaaatcttgatCTTCAACACTTGACGTTTTCGTCTTCTATTAAATGGTTCGTCAAGGAAAAGTACTTGGACAGTTGGGGCTTGGGCCTAGGTAAAAACTAAAGAATTAACTTCATAATGGGCCCGTTATTTGGGCTTTTGTCACTGTGACCACTCAAATGGTGGATCTTCAAATTACCTTTGGTAATTGGCACAAATTCGATCACGTCTTACAATTTCATGAGACCTCTTTCAACTTGAATTTTACCAGGGATTATTTCAAACGAATTAACAACAAAAGAAGTATGTTTAGAGGGAagaaaagccaaaaaaaaaaattaaaaaaaatctaaattatCATCACATTTGAATAACTATGTCTTCAAATAACCCTATTCTCAATTCCATAACCAATGTAGATCAATCGAAATTTGAAGATCTAATTAAACCATAGGACGATTAGAATAGCGAACGGAAAATGATCTAGGGAAGATATCATGCTCTGATTCATTGTTCCATTCTAACCCTTGATCAAAATTTTGCAAATAATCATATTCATCATAATGAGAATGCACCGTTGACGATGATCGTACCATTGATGcattctttttttccttttttaatttcttccaTAATGTTTTCCACACCGACTGTGATGAATTCTTCgttgtggatttaaaaaaaccaaatgtgTCGCGTGATCCGTCATATTTGACAGATTTGGTACGCCATTTCTTGATGTCCATCAAGGTTAATGGTTGATGTTTTGTGATCGAGTGATTTATAgtgtatttatatgtataattgtatacaTGGATATATTGAGTGGTCGAAAATGATAAGCATGAAAAGCTCTAAAAGTGTGTCACTTGTCAAACATAATGTATTATTTCTATTGACGAAAATTGTAGTTAGCCACATTTTTCTGACATTCATTTGGGATAAATGGGACTTTTTCTTTTCTAGCTCGTTGCTAGATTTAGAATCTTCTCGTTACTTTTAAAGTCCATGTATACTAAAGCCCAATATAACGAGAGTAAATACTCCGTACTTTTTACCGGTGACATTAGACAACTTTGCAATATTGGTTCTAGTGGTCAAATAATACTTTCGATCGACCGctataaatttgtattttttttataggaaaatcagaagttacaaattaaatgatgacatatcGAGTAAGGTGTTCTTTGATAACTAATTTATCATAGCTTATACGAAATATGGTTTgaattatatacgagtatatagtaTTAACACAATTAATTGGGGTTGACTTTTATAAAAGTTACTAACAAAATAAGTATATCgcatattaaattttttgaaaaagttaCGAGTAATGCTGGGATAGGGGATTTGAACCTTATAATTAAACCACCTTACTTGAATAATGCTCCCATTCCATTCCAACTACTATGAAGTCGTACTGATTTTTTTGGtagatataatgtatatattttggatTGTAATTTTTATGAAAAGGTACGACGTGCCGACATCCTAAGGGTGATGTTGCTATTACTTTCAAGATCTTTTATAACAACAtaataaatacgagtaatattgtaataataagggttttgcTTTTGTTAAgttgcattaattagttgtacatttatCCTGAATTATTAAAATTCAGGTTGAGCTAGTACgaaaatatacaatatttttattcTAACATTTTTCTAATagcaataataaaataataatatattgtcTTGGTAATTGAAATAACGTACGTACTTGGAACattaatttaagatttaaagcTAATGACTTGCCTTTCATTCATGATGATCAATAAACcaatatgattaattaattaaacctgTTGACACAAATCATAATATAAGTAGATTAATGTTGTATGACTTTGGAACCAACAGAATCTAAAAATCCATGTTGCACGTTGTATGAATTGATGGTGCGCCTCACGTATTACGTACCATTTGACCCAATGATCATCTGAATACctataactatatatagaaACATACACCAATGTATTCGTACAAGTTTTTTCATCATACTTCAATTATATtgcaacatataaatatgaagatTTTTAGCTTTATCACATCCATCCTTATAATATCATTTAGTGTTTCGGTTTTGGCTTACGATTACTCATCAACAACTCTCAAGATACCGAGCTTGACTGACCTCTCGGCTCTTGAAGATGACCTCTCATACTCTTTCTATCAAGAGACATGTCACGATGTTGAAGGCATCATCTATCGAAAAGTCAAAGAATGGGTTGACAAGGATCCCACACTCGCGCCTAGTCTCCTAAGGCTACATTACCACGATTGTGTTGTTCGGGTATCCATTTTTTCATGTATAAAAATTTATGGACATATTTGATTAAGTACCTAAATAAGTTAATAACCATTGTTTTGATATAGGGTTGTGATGCGTCAATTCTTTTGGATTATGAAGGGAGTGAAAAGACGGCGAATATGAGCAAGTCACTTAGAGGATTTGAAGTGATTGATGACATAAAAGCCGAGATTGAAAAGAAATGCCCAAAAACCGTGTCGTGTGCTGATATTCTAACAACTGCAGCTCGAGATGCCACAGTTCTAGCCGGTGGAAGGTATTGGATGATCCCTTTTGGCAGGAAAGACGGTCGAGTTTCACTTGCTAAGGAAGCAACAATAATCCCTAAGGGTTCAGAAAGCGTCACGAATCTTATTGAGTTTTTTCAGTCCAAAGGACTCAATGTGTTAGATTTAGTTGTCCTTTCAGGTAAAATCTCCTCTcacataatttaaatttattttattgaatgaCAGAAATTCACATTAATTCTTTTGTTATCTTTGTTATAAAAAAGTAACACGTCAGTAAAATGTTTATGATCATCAGGTGCCCATACAATTGGAAGGACCACATGCGAGTCAGTGCAACATAGGTTATATGATTACAAAGGAACAAACAAACCCGACCCATCATTGGACCCAAAATATTTGAACTATTTGAGGAGAAAATGTAGATGGGCCTCTGAAAATGTGTATCTTGATGGTGAAACACCAAATAAATTCGACACACAATACTACCACAACCTCAAGAAGAATATGGGGCTCTTATC harbors:
- the LOC122604479 gene encoding LRR receptor-like serine/threonine-protein kinase GSO1, whose protein sequence is MAKQVNLFLFPLQLLVILLVSFQLFTHVNCQNLDSVTTFKALLDVKKSFTDDPQNVLESWSEKNQTFCSWYGVTCTRKFSQVASLNLSGVSLSGSISPSISILKNLVYLDLSSNQLSGPIPLNISALTSLRSLLLFTNQLSGHIPAELGLLSSLQVLRIGDNRLTGPIPGSLGDLDNLVVLGLASCYLSGPIPPELGKLSRLENLVVQNNELVGPIPPEVGNCSSLVTFTAAVNNLNGSIPDELCDLKSLQTLNLANNSLSGKIPERIGELSQLEYLNFLGNQLEGPIPKSVAELESLWNLDLSANKLSGEVPWELRNMGQLTYLVLSNNSLSGTIPRNICSNGNKTLEHLILSQNLISGEIPKELGECLSLKQLDLSNNTLNGTIPIELYNLVELTDFLLNNNTLTGSIPPAIGNLSNLETLALYHNALEGELPKEIGMLKKLEILYLYENQFSGRIPLEMGNCSRLQMVDFYGNHFSGEIPVTFGRLSQLNFVHLRQNDLSGEIPATFGNCHKLTIIDLADNSLTGGIPATFGYLHSLEQLMVYNNSLQGNLPTELSNLTNLTRINFSNNKLNGSLIPLCSSSSFLSFDVSINEFDGEIPSEFGNSLSFQRLRLGRNRFTGRIPSALGKLRDLSLLDLSGNLLTGYLPHELSMCKKLTHIDLNNNLLSGLIPSWLGNLPLLGELKLSSNKFTGSIPLDLFNSSKLLVLSLDSNMLNGSLPSDISKLSSINVLKLSNNQISGQIPATIGKLSKLYEIQLSNNSFSGDIPDQIGQLTNLQSLLDLSYNSLTGSIPTSIGTLLKLEVLDLSHNALTGPVPRELGQMSSLGRLNLSYNNLEGKLDDGYSDLPVDSFIGNLGLCGPPLDHCRPTKNRHQNRLSKGSVIAISAVSTIVAIGLMFLAAMIFSRRNRSGFVKAGYGSSTYYSSSFSSRAQRRPLFFKHGSTRSDFRWDDIMEATNNLSDEFVIGSGGSGTVYKAELITGEVVAIKRIPWKDDVFLDKSFAREVNTIGRIKHKRLVKLLGYCTNKGAGSNLLIYEYMENGSVYDWLHQEPINIKKKKTLDWEARLKIVVGLAQGVEYLHYDCVPTIIHRDIKSANVLLDINMDAHLGDFGLAKAITENLDSLASNSNMWFAGSYGYIAPEYAYTFKATEKSDIYSMGIVLIELVTGRRPTDGSFGENVDMVRWVESRIEMQGPGREELIDPDLKPLLPHEENAAYQVLEIGLQCTKTAPAERPSSRHVCDLLLHVVKDGASNAKKMSRDPYA
- the LOC122602572 gene encoding peroxidase 7-like, which translates into the protein MKIFSFITSILIISFSVSVLAYDYSSTTLKIPSLTDLSALEDDLSYSFYQETCHDVEGIIYRKVKEWVDKDPTLAPSLLRLHYHDCVVRGCDASILLDYEGSEKTANMSKSLRGFEVIDDIKAEIEKKCPKTVSCADILTTAARDATVLAGGRYWMIPFGRKDGRVSLAKEATIIPKGSESVTNLIEFFQSKGLNVLDLVVLSGAHTIGRTTCESVQHRLYDYKGTNKPDPSLDPKYLNYLRRKCRWASENVYLDGETPNKFDTQYYHNLKKNMGLLSTDQLLYSDSRTKPIANGLSFESSIFKNQFGVSMKKLSSILDMTSQDEGEIRVDCKHVNY